The window ATGTGACTCACCACTCGGCGCGCCTCCAGCACACGCCGCGCCGATGAGGTCATCATCGGCCACATGAAGTTGCCGGCCCTGTTGTCGAAGAACACCGAAACGCTGCCCGGCCGTACCGGGATAGCCCGGGTGGATCGCAACACCCGGCGCCTGCTGCGGCGCATCGGGCCGGGCGATATCGTCGTCATCGACGAGATGGATCTCGACCGCGGCACCGCCGACCGGTTCCTGGAGGCCGGTGTCGTCGCGGTCGTCAACACCTCGCCGTCGATCTCCGGGCGGTATCCGAATCTCGGCCCCGAAGTCCTCGTCGCCAACGATGTGTTGTTGCTGGACACCGTCAGTTCCGACGCGTTCACCAAGATCAAGGACGGCAGCAAGGTCCGCATCCACGACGGCGTCGTCTACGCCGACCGGCTGACCAAGAAGGAACCGGAGGCGCTGGTCGAGGGCATCGAGTTCACCGAGGCCACCATCGCCGAGCGGATGATCGAAGCGCGCAACGGATTGGCGGACCACCTCGAGGCGTTCGCGGGCAACACCATCGAGTTCGTCCGCACCGAGAGTGCGCTGCTGATCGACGGCATCGGGGTGCCCGACCTCGAACTGGACATGAAACAGCGGCACGTGGTCGTGGTCGCGGACGGCCCCGATCATGCCGACGACCTCAAGCGACTCAAGCCGTTCATCAAGGAGTACGCGCCGATCATGGTCGGCGTCGGTCGCGGCGCGGACACCCTCACCAAGCAGGGCTACCGGCCCGACCTCATCGTCGGTGATCCCGAGGAGATCACCTCGGCCACTCTCAAGAGCGGCGCCGAGGTCATCCTGCCCGCCGACACCGACGGTCACGCGAAGGGACTCGAGCGCATCCAGGACCTCGGCATCGGCGCCACCACCTTCCCGTCCTCGGGCGCGCCCGCCGATCTGGCGCTGTTGCTGGCCGAACATCACGGCGCCGCGCTCATCGTCACCGCGGGCGCGGCTGCCTCGCTCGACGACTTCTTCGATCGCGGCCGCCGCGACAGCAACCCGGCCACCTTCCTGACCAGGCTCAAGGTCGGCACCAAGCTCATGGACGCCAAGGCCGTGGCCACCCTCTACCGCAACCGGGTCTCCGGGGTCGCGGTGGCGATGGTGGTGCTCGCCGCGCTGATCGCGGTGATCGTGGTGCTGCTGGCCTCCAACAGCGGCACCGACGTGCTGGACTGGGGGATCGACTCCTGGAATCGATTCGCGCGATGGTGTCAGGGCCTGTTCGATTCGGGTGCGAGTTAGCGGGGCCGACGATGATCTCTCTGCGTCAGCACGCCGTCTCCATCGCCGCGATCTTCCTGGCCCTCGCCATCGGGGTGGTGCTGGGGTCGCAGACCCTGGCGGCCGATCTGCTGTCCGGCCTGCGTTCGGACAAAGCCGCCCTGCGCGAACAGGTCGACGACCTGAGTGAACGCAATCGCGTCCTGACCGAGCAGGCCGATGCCGCGGACCGGTTCATCGCCGGTTCGGCGGGCCGTCTTCTCGGCGGTGTGCTGGCCGAGCGCTCGGTGGTCGTGTTCACCACTCCCGACGCCGACCCGACCGACGTGGAAGCGGTCGGCCGTGGCCTGGAGACCGCGGGTGCGGCGGTGAACGGCCGGATCGCGCTGGAGGACGCCTTTCTGAACGCGGCCGAGGGTGATCGCCTGCGCACCGCGCTCACCAACACCATTCCGGCGGGCGCGCAACTGCGCACCGGTGCCGTGGATCAGGGCAGCCTGGCCGGCGACCTGCTCGGTCTGGTGCTGCTGCTCGATCCTGGCACCGGACAGCCGCGCTCCAATCCGCAGGAACTCGCCCTGGTGCTGGAGACCCTGCGCGGGGGCGGATTCCTCGCCTACGGGGATACACCCGTGCAGCCCGCGCAGCTGGCTGTCGTGGTGACCGGGAGCGGAGACCGGGCGAGCGAGAACGCGCGCGGAGCCAATGTCGCCCGGTTCGCCGGGGCGTTGCGGGGCCGGGGCGCCGGGGTGGTGCTGGCCGGGCGCGCCGGCGCCGCCGACGGCCAGGGCCCGCTGGCTGTGGTCCGCCAGGATTCGGCGCTGACCTCGGTGCTGACCACCGTGGACAACCTGGATCGGGAGATCGGCCGGGTCACCGCCGTGCTCGGTCTGACCGAACAGCTGGGCGGCGGCGCGGGTCGATACGGAACCGGCTCCCGAGCGACCTCGCTCACCTTCGCCGCGCTGCCGGGCTGATCAGGTGCAGGCGACCGGTCAGCAAACGGGTGTGGCGTGCGAACGCCCCCGCTCGGCCGTGTTACGGTAAAGACCCGTGGGTCATACACGGATTCAGGCGCGAACCGCCCCGAAACATATCTTCGTCAGCGGTGGTGTCGCCTCCTCATTGGGTAAGGGCCTGACCGCCTCCAGCCTCGGTCAGCTGCTGACTTCGCGCGGACTGCGCGTCACCATGCAGAAACTCGACCCGTATCTCAACGTCGATCCGGGCACCATGAATCCGTTCCAGCACGGAGAGGTGTTCGTGACCGAGGACGGCGCCGAGACCGACCTCGACGTCGGTCACTACGAGCGCTTTCTCGACCGCGACCTTTCGCGGGACGCGAACGTGACCACCGGGCAAATCTATTCCTCGGTGATCGCCAAGGAGCGGCGCGGCGAGTACCTGGGCGACACCGTCCAGGTCATCCCGCACATCACCGACGAGATCAAGAATCGCATCCTGGCCATGCGCGGCCCGGACCTGCAGGGCCAGACCCCGGATGTGGTGATCACCGAGATCGGCGGCACCGTCGGTGACATCGAGTCGCAGCCGTTCCTGGAGGCCGCGCGCCAGATCCGCCACGACGTCGGCCGCGACAACGTCTTCTTCCTGCACGTCTCGCTGGTGCCGTACCTGGCGCCCTCCGGCGAGCTCAAGACCAAGCCGACCCAGCACTCGGTGGCGGCGCTGCGCAATATCGGCATCCAACCCGACGCGCTGATCCTGCGCTGCGACCGTGAGGTCCCCGAAGGCCTCAAGTCCAAGATCGCGCTCATGTGCGACGTCGAGGTCGACGCCTGCATCTCCACCCCCGACGCGCCCTCGATCTACGACATTCCGAAGGTGCTGCACCGCGAGGGCCTGGACGCGTACGTGGTGCGCAGGCTCGGCCTGCCGTTCCGTGACGTGGACTGGACCGTGTGGGGCGATCTCCTCGACCGCGTGCACTCCCCGCGCGAAGAGGTCGAGGTGGCGCTGGTCGGCAAGTACGTCGACCTGCCCGACGCGTACCTCTCGGTCACCGAGGCGCTTCGTGCGGGCGGGTTCGCCTCGCGGGCCAAGGTGAATATTCGCTGGGTGGCCTCCGACGAGTGCGAGACCGAGGCGGGCGCGTCGGCCGCGCTGCGCGATGTGGACGCGGTGCTCATCCCCGGCGGGTTCGGCATTCGCGGCATCGAGGGCAAAGTGGGCGCGATCCACTACGCCCGCACCCGAGGCATCCCGCTGCTCGGTCTGTGTCTGGGCCTGCAGTGTGTGGTCATCGAGGCGGCGCGCTCGGTCGGTCTGACAGAAGCCAACTCCACCGAGTTCGAACCCGACACCAAGCATCCGGTCATCTCCACCATGGACGACCAGAAGCAGGCGGTGGCCGGTGAAGCCGATCTGGGCGGCACCATGCGCCTGGGCGCCTACCCGGCGGTGCTGGCGAAGAACTCGGTGGTCGCGCGCACCTACGGCAGCGAGCAGGTCTCCGAGCGGCACCGGCACCGCTTCGAGGTGAACAACGCCTACCGCGACCGGATCGCCAAGAGCGGCCTGAAGTTCAGCGGGACCTCCCCGGACGGCCTGCTGGTCGAGTTCGTCGAACTGCCCGCCGACAAGCACCCGTTCTTCGTCGCCACGCAGGCCCATCCCGAGCTCAAGAGCCGCCCCACCCGCCCGCATCCGCTGTTCGCCGGGCTGATCGCCGCCGCGCTGAAATATAAGCTGGCCGAAAGGCTTCCGGTGGAACTGCCGGAACAGGAGCTGGCGAAAGCCGAACAAGGGGCATGAATGAGCGAGCGCGACGGCGGCGCCGGGCACATACCGGGTAGCCACGACTTCGAGACCGTGGCATCCCGGACGCTGTATTCGGGCGCCATCGTCGCGCTCCGCATCGATCAGGTCGCCATGCCCGGCGGGCGGGTGGTCGAACGCGAGGTCGTCGAACACCACGCCGCGGTCGCGGTCGCCGCGATCGACGACGAGGACAACATCGTCCTGATCCGCCAGTACCGGCACCCACTGCGGCGCCGGCTGCTGGAGCTGCCCGCGGGCCTGCTCGACATCGCCGGGGAGGATCCGCTGGCCGCCGCGCAGCGCGAGCTGGCCGAGGAGACCGGGCTGGCCGCGCGCGAGTGGTCGGTGCTGGTGGATGTGGCGCTGTCGCCGGGCTTCACCGACGAGGCGCTGCGGGTGTACCTGGCGCGCGGCCTGTCGGCGACCGAGCGTCCTGAGCCCGAGCACGAGGAAGCCGACATCGAGGTGATCCGCATGCCGCTCGCCGAGGCGGCGCGCGCGGCGCTGACCGGGGAGATCGTCAACGCCACCGCGGTGGCGGGCGTACTCGCGGTGACGGCGGCGCGGGCGGGCGATGTGCCGCTGCGTCCCGGCGACGCACCGTGGCCGGATCAACCGACGACCTTCCTCGAGCGCAGGCTCGAGCGCAGGACGCCGACAGACCGCGCGGCGGAGGATCGCCGGTCGGCGGGCGGAGCCTCGGACTGAGGAGGATCGACGCCATGCTCGCACGCGAGATCGACACCTACCTGGACCATCTCGCTGTCGAGCGCGGTGTGGCCCGCAACACCTTCGGCGCCTATCGTCGCGATCTGAGCCGCTACCGCGAGTTCCTGAGCGCGCGGGGCGTCGACACGCTCGACGGGGTGGGGGAAATCGACGTCGCCGATTTCGCCGTCGAATTGCGCGCCGGCGGGGCCGAGCACGTCCCGCTGGCGGCGAGCTCGGTGGCGCGCGCCCTGATCGCCGTGCGCGGACTGCACCGATTCGCGGCCGCCGAGGGAATCGCCACCACCGACGTGGCGCGCGCCGTCAAGCCCCCCGCACCCGGGCGCAGGTTACCCAAGGCGCTGCCCTACGACACGGTGCTGCGTCTGCTCGAGGCGGCAGGCGGGGGACCCGCCGCCGACGATCGAACCCCTGGCACGGATACGGGGCCGCGCGGTCTGCGCGATCGCGCCCTGCTGGAACTGCTCTACTCCACCGGCGCCCGTATCTCCGAGGTGACCGGCCTGGATGTCGACGACCTCGACACCGCCGAGCGCGCGGTGGTGCTGCGCGGCAAGGGCGGCAGGCAACGCATCGTCCCGATCGGACGACCGGCGCTGGCCGCCGTCGACGCCTACCTGGTGCGCGGCCGTCCCGCGCTCGCGCGCGCGGGACGCGGACAGAGCAACGGCGGCGCCTTGTTCCTCAACGTGCGCGGCGGCCGATTGTCCCGGCAGAGCGCCTGGCAGGTGCTCCAGACGGCCGCCGAACGGGCGGGGATCGGGGCCGCGGTCTCCCCGCACACTCTGCGGCATTCGTTCGCCACGCACCTGCTCGACGGCGGCGCGGATGTGCGCGTCGTACAAGAACTGCTCGGTCACGCGTCGGTGACGACCACACAGATCTATACGCTGGTGACGGTCAGCACGCTGCGGGAGGTGTGGGCGAACGCCCATCCGCGTGCGCGGTGAGCGCCACAGGCCCTCGACGCGTGTCCGACCGCGTGTCTTGTACGCGCAGGCGGTAGCGTCTTACGAGAGCTGGACCGTACGAAAGCGAGGTCGGGCCCGATCGGCCTCGTTACGCTCGGCACAAGGCAATCGGGGGCGAAGCGTCCTGGCGACGCTCGGCAACGGGCAGGAACGTATAAGGAGCAGCGGATCGTGACGACAGCCGGCGCGGCGGAGCCGCCCTACGGTGCTGCGGCGGGGCAGTCTGTTGCGGCCCAGCCGCGTTACGGAGCCCAGGCCCAGCCGCGCAACGACACCCAGCCGCCGAACGACGGCGACGCGCAGCCGGCCGGCTTGCGACCGGTCGACGACGCGGAGACGGCATCGGAGACACTGTGGGGCGGCGGCGCACCGCCGGTTCCGGAGTCCGGGGAACTCGGCCCGACCGGGCGTCCGTTGCGTCTGGTGCCCGATCCGCCGCCGGTGGCCGTGCACGGCAACGCCCTGATCGTGGCCATGTGCAACCAGAAGGGCGGCGTCGGCAAGACAACCTCGACCATCAACCTCGGCGCGGCGCTGGCCGAATACGGCCGCCGCGTGCTGCTGGTGGACCTCGACCCGCAGGGCGCGCTCTCGGCAGGCCTCGGCGTGGCCCACCACGATCTCGACAACACCGTGCACAATCTGCTCGTCGGCGGGCGTACCTCCATCGACGACGTGCTGATGCACACCAAGGTCGAGGGCATGGACCTGTTGCCGAGCAATATCGACCTCTCGGCGGCGGAGATCCAGCTGGTCAACGAGGTCGGCCGCGAGCAGACCCTCGGGCGCGCGCTGGAGCCGGTGCGCGACCGCTACGACTACATCCTCATCGACTGCCAGCCCTCGCTCGGCCTGCTCACCGTGAACGCGCTGGCCTGCTCGGACGGCGTCATCATCCCGATGGAGTGCGAGTACTTCTCGCTGCGCGGACTGGCCCTGCTCAACGACACCGTCGAGAAGGTCCGCGACCGGCTCAACCCCCGGTTGAGCCTGTACGGCATCGTGGTCACCATGTTCGATGCCCGCCTGCTGCACTCGCGTCAGGTGATGTCGCGCGTCGTGGAGGTGTTCGGCGACGTCGTGTACGACACCGCGATCGCGCGTACCGTGCGCTTCCCCGACGCCAGCGTCGCGGGGGAGCCGATCACCACCTGGGCGCCGAAATCCGGCGGGGCCGAAGCGTATCGGGCGATGGCACGGGAAGTCATCCACCGGTCCGGCCGGTGAGCGCGGCCACCGACCCCGCGGCGCCGAATGTTCTCGACCAGGTAGAACCCGACCGACCGGAGCCCGTCTCGGATGCCGGCGCCGAGCCCGCGACGGGTTTCCGTTTGAAGCTGAGCAATTTCGAAGGCCCCTTCGATCTGCTGCTCACCCTGATCAGTTCCCGCAAGCTCGACGTCACCGAGGTGGCGTTGCACCAGGTCACCGACGAGTTCATCGCCTACACCAAGGCACTGACCGCGAGCATGAACACCGAGACCGGTCTGCGCGCGGACACGATCCTGGACCAGACCACCGAGTTCCTCGTCGTCGCGGCCACCCTGCTCGACCTCAAGGCCGCCAGGTTGCTGCCCGCGGGTGAGATGACCGACGCCGAAGACCTCGAGCTGCTCGAAGCCCGCGACCTGTTGTTCGCCCGCCTGCTGCAGTACCGGGCGTTCAAGCAGGTGGCCGAGTTGCTCGGTGAACTGGAAGCCGTCGCCTTGCGCCGTTACCCGCGCGCGGTGGGCCTCGAGGAACGTTTCGCCGGTCTGCTGCCCGAGGTCACGCTCGGCGTCGACGTGGCCGGTTTCGCCGATATCGCCGCGGCGGCGTTCCGGCCACGCCCCGCGCCGAGAGTGGGGCTCGACCACCTGCACCAGCACACCATCTCGGTCGCCGAACAGGCCGCACTGGTGCTGGAGATGCTCAAAGGGCGCGGGCCCGGCGGCTGGACCACCTTCGCCGAACTGGTCGCCGACTGCGAAGTCCCGGTGCAGATCGTCGCGCGATTCCTGGCGCTGCTCGAGCTCTACCGCGGCAAGACGATCGAATTCGACCAGCCCGATCCACTGGGCCCGCTGGCCGTCAGCTGGCTCGGCGATCCGGTCGACGGCGAGCCCGCGGCGACCGTGACATTCGAGGAGGACTACGGGTGAGCGAGATCCCGAACGGCGCGGCCGTGACCGCGGGGACGCCGGAGACGCCCGCGCGGACCGGTGGGGTGTCCGACATCACCGCACCCGCGCTGGATGAGGCGGAATTCCGCTCCGCGCTGGAGGCCATGCTGCTCGTCGTGGACGCTCCCGCGCCGGTAGAGCAGCTGGCGGCGGCCCTGGACGACACCACCGAACGGGTCGAGAAGGCGCTGCGTCAGATGTCGGCGGAACTCACCGCGCGCGGCAGCGGCATCGATCTTCGTTTCGTCGGTGACGGCTGGCGCTTCTATACTCGCACCGAGTACGCACCGTATGTGGAGCGCGTACTGCTCGACGGCGCCAGGACGAAACTGACCAGGGCGGCGTTGGAGACGCTGGCGGTCGTGGCATACCGCCAGCCGGTGACCAGGAACCGGGTGAGCGCGGTGCGTGGCGTGAACGTCGACGGCGTGATGCGCACGCTGCTCGCGCGCGGCCTGATCACCGAAGCCGGGACCGACCCGGAGACGAACGGCACGCTCTACCGCACCACCGAGTTGTTCCTGGAGCGAATCGGGCTGGCGTCGTTGTCGGACCTGCCACCGTTGGCGCCGTTGCTTCCCGGCGTCGACCTGATCGACGAGATCAACGACAGCTTGGAGACCGATCCCCGGTACACCAGGCTGCGCAAACCCGCCGAGGCCGACCTGGACCTCGGCACCGAGGATTGACGAAGGACATATGAATACCCCCGCTCGCCGAGATGGCACACCGGATCGTAGGAAACAAGGCGGCCAGCCCGCCCGTGGCGGCGCGAGCCGCGGCACGGGGTCACGTGGCGCCCGCGCCGCCCAGCGCGGCGGCCCTCGCCGGGACGGCGCACCTTCCTGGGACAACGACGACCGCGGCGGTCACGCCGCGGGCGGCAGGCGCAGTGGCGGTCAGTCCGCCGGTGGCCAGCGCAGCGGTGGTCAGTCCGCGGCCGGTCAGCGGTCCGGCCGTCCCGCCGCCCAGGGCCGTCCCGCCGCCCAAGGCGGGTCCACCGCCGGGCGGCCCAAGCCCGCCGGACAGTTCAAACCCGCCGCCGGCGCGCACAAGCCGACCGGCAAGAAGGCCAAGAATCCCAAGCCGCAGCGACAGGCCGCCGTCGCCCCGCTGCTGAGCAACGCCAAGCCCGCACGCCGTCAGAACGTCGAGCCCACTCACACCGAGGGCCCCGCCAAGCTGCCGTGGGGTGAGGGCGAGCGACTGCAGAAGGTACTGGCCAAGGCCGGTGTCGCGTCCCGGCGCGCGGCCGAGGAGATGATCGACCAGGGGCGGGTCGAGGTCGACGGCATGATCGTGCGTGAGCAGGGCCTGCGTATCGATCCGCAGACCGCGGTGGTCCGCGTCGACGGCACCCGCGTGGTGGTGCGCGATGAACTCGTGCACGTCGCGCTGAACAAGCCCAAGGGCTGGCAGTCCACCATGTCCGACGACCTGGGCCGCCCCTGTGTCGGCGACATCGTCGCCGAGCGGATTGCCGCGGGCCAGCGTCTGTTCCACGTCGGTCGCCTCGACGCCGACACCGAGGGCCTGCTGCTGCTCACCAACGACGGCGACCTCGCGCACCGCCTGATGCACCCCTCCTACGAGGTGTCCAAGACCTATCTGGCGACCGTGCACGGCGTGGTCGACAACAAGGTCGTCGGCAAGCGCCTGCGCGAGGGCGTCGAACTCGACGACGGTCCGGCCAAGGTCGACCGCTTCCAGGTGCTCGAGATCGGCGAAGGGCGTTCGCTGGTGAAGATCGTGCTGCACGAAGGCCGTAAGCACATCGTGCGCAGGCTGCTCGACGCGGTCGGCCACCCGGTGACCCGGCTGGTGCGCACCCACATCGGCCCGGTGGTGCTGGGCGATCAACGGCCGGGCACGTTGCGGGTGCTCGGCCGCGACGAAATCGGCAAACTCTACGAGGCGGTGCAGCTGTGAACGGTGTGCGGGTTCCGGCGGAACTCGAGGACGCGGTGTCCGGCGACGGCCCGCTGACCGTCGCGATGGACGGGCCCTCGGGGACCGGCAAGTCCAGCGTCTCCCGCAAGCTCGCGATCCGGCTCGGCGCCCGCTACCTGGACACCGGCGCCATGTACCGGGTGGCGACGCTGCGCGTGCTGCGCGCGGGCGCGGACCTCGACGATCCGGCGGCCGTCATCGCCGCGGTGAAGGAACTGCCGCTGAGCATCGGCACCGACCCCACCCGCGAGTTCGTCGAACTCGACGGCGAGGACGTCTCCTCGGAGATCCGCGGCGATGCCGTCACCAAGGCCGTCTCGGCGGTCTCCGCGGTGGGCGAGGTGCGCGAGGTGCTCGTGGCCACCCAGCGCGCGATCGCCGCGGAGGCCGGGCGGATCGTGGTCGAGGGCCGCGACATCGGCACCGTCGTGCTGCCCGACGCCGACGCGAAGATCTACCTGACCGCTTCCGCGCAGGCGCGCGCCCAGCGGCGCAACGAACAGAATATCCGCGAGGGGCGCGGCGACGACTACGCGGCCGTGCTGGCCGACGTGCAGCGCCGCGACA is drawn from Nocardia higoensis and contains these coding sequences:
- the steA gene encoding putative cytokinetic ring protein SteA, with translation MKLPALLSKNTETLPGRTGIARVDRNTRRLLRRIGPGDIVVIDEMDLDRGTADRFLEAGVVAVVNTSPSISGRYPNLGPEVLVANDVLLLDTVSSDAFTKIKDGSKVRIHDGVVYADRLTKKEPEALVEGIEFTEATIAERMIEARNGLADHLEAFAGNTIEFVRTESALLIDGIGVPDLELDMKQRHVVVVADGPDHADDLKRLKPFIKEYAPIMVGVGRGADTLTKQGYRPDLIVGDPEEITSATLKSGAEVILPADTDGHAKGLERIQDLGIGATTFPSSGAPADLALLLAEHHGAALIVTAGAAASLDDFFDRGRRDSNPATFLTRLKVGTKLMDAKAVATLYRNRVSGVAVAMVVLAALIAVIVVLLASNSGTDVLDWGIDSWNRFARWCQGLFDSGAS
- a CDS encoding copper transporter, whose product is MISLRQHAVSIAAIFLALAIGVVLGSQTLAADLLSGLRSDKAALREQVDDLSERNRVLTEQADAADRFIAGSAGRLLGGVLAERSVVVFTTPDADPTDVEAVGRGLETAGAAVNGRIALEDAFLNAAEGDRLRTALTNTIPAGAQLRTGAVDQGSLAGDLLGLVLLLDPGTGQPRSNPQELALVLETLRGGGFLAYGDTPVQPAQLAVVVTGSGDRASENARGANVARFAGALRGRGAGVVLAGRAGAADGQGPLAVVRQDSALTSVLTTVDNLDREIGRVTAVLGLTEQLGGGAGRYGTGSRATSLTFAALPG
- a CDS encoding CTP synthase; its protein translation is MGHTRIQARTAPKHIFVSGGVASSLGKGLTASSLGQLLTSRGLRVTMQKLDPYLNVDPGTMNPFQHGEVFVTEDGAETDLDVGHYERFLDRDLSRDANVTTGQIYSSVIAKERRGEYLGDTVQVIPHITDEIKNRILAMRGPDLQGQTPDVVITEIGGTVGDIESQPFLEAARQIRHDVGRDNVFFLHVSLVPYLAPSGELKTKPTQHSVAALRNIGIQPDALILRCDREVPEGLKSKIALMCDVEVDACISTPDAPSIYDIPKVLHREGLDAYVVRRLGLPFRDVDWTVWGDLLDRVHSPREEVEVALVGKYVDLPDAYLSVTEALRAGGFASRAKVNIRWVASDECETEAGASAALRDVDAVLIPGGFGIRGIEGKVGAIHYARTRGIPLLGLCLGLQCVVIEAARSVGLTEANSTEFEPDTKHPVISTMDDQKQAVAGEADLGGTMRLGAYPAVLAKNSVVARTYGSEQVSERHRHRFEVNNAYRDRIAKSGLKFSGTSPDGLLVEFVELPADKHPFFVATQAHPELKSRPTRPHPLFAGLIAAALKYKLAERLPVELPEQELAKAEQGA
- a CDS encoding NUDIX domain-containing protein, which encodes MSERDGGAGHIPGSHDFETVASRTLYSGAIVALRIDQVAMPGGRVVEREVVEHHAAVAVAAIDDEDNIVLIRQYRHPLRRRLLELPAGLLDIAGEDPLAAAQRELAEETGLAAREWSVLVDVALSPGFTDEALRVYLARGLSATERPEPEHEEADIEVIRMPLAEAARAALTGEIVNATAVAGVLAVTAARAGDVPLRPGDAPWPDQPTTFLERRLERRTPTDRAAEDRRSAGGASD
- a CDS encoding site-specific tyrosine recombinase XerD, with amino-acid sequence MLAREIDTYLDHLAVERGVARNTFGAYRRDLSRYREFLSARGVDTLDGVGEIDVADFAVELRAGGAEHVPLAASSVARALIAVRGLHRFAAAEGIATTDVARAVKPPAPGRRLPKALPYDTVLRLLEAAGGGPAADDRTPGTDTGPRGLRDRALLELLYSTGARISEVTGLDVDDLDTAERAVVLRGKGGRQRIVPIGRPALAAVDAYLVRGRPALARAGRGQSNGGALFLNVRGGRLSRQSAWQVLQTAAERAGIGAAVSPHTLRHSFATHLLDGGADVRVVQELLGHASVTTTQIYTLVTVSTLREVWANAHPRAR
- a CDS encoding ParA family protein encodes the protein MRPVDDAETASETLWGGGAPPVPESGELGPTGRPLRLVPDPPPVAVHGNALIVAMCNQKGGVGKTTSTINLGAALAEYGRRVLLVDLDPQGALSAGLGVAHHDLDNTVHNLLVGGRTSIDDVLMHTKVEGMDLLPSNIDLSAAEIQLVNEVGREQTLGRALEPVRDRYDYILIDCQPSLGLLTVNALACSDGVIIPMECEYFSLRGLALLNDTVEKVRDRLNPRLSLYGIVVTMFDARLLHSRQVMSRVVEVFGDVVYDTAIARTVRFPDASVAGEPITTWAPKSGGAEAYRAMAREVIHRSGR
- a CDS encoding segregation/condensation protein A, which encodes MSAATDPAAPNVLDQVEPDRPEPVSDAGAEPATGFRLKLSNFEGPFDLLLTLISSRKLDVTEVALHQVTDEFIAYTKALTASMNTETGLRADTILDQTTEFLVVAATLLDLKAARLLPAGEMTDAEDLELLEARDLLFARLLQYRAFKQVAELLGELEAVALRRYPRAVGLEERFAGLLPEVTLGVDVAGFADIAAAAFRPRPAPRVGLDHLHQHTISVAEQAALVLEMLKGRGPGGWTTFAELVADCEVPVQIVARFLALLELYRGKTIEFDQPDPLGPLAVSWLGDPVDGEPAATVTFEEDYG
- the scpB gene encoding SMC-Scp complex subunit ScpB is translated as MTAGTPETPARTGGVSDITAPALDEAEFRSALEAMLLVVDAPAPVEQLAAALDDTTERVEKALRQMSAELTARGSGIDLRFVGDGWRFYTRTEYAPYVERVLLDGARTKLTRAALETLAVVAYRQPVTRNRVSAVRGVNVDGVMRTLLARGLITEAGTDPETNGTLYRTTELFLERIGLASLSDLPPLAPLLPGVDLIDEINDSLETDPRYTRLRKPAEADLDLGTED
- a CDS encoding pseudouridine synthase yields the protein MNTPARRDGTPDRRKQGGQPARGGASRGTGSRGARAAQRGGPRRDGAPSWDNDDRGGHAAGGRRSGGQSAGGQRSGGQSAAGQRSGRPAAQGRPAAQGGSTAGRPKPAGQFKPAAGAHKPTGKKAKNPKPQRQAAVAPLLSNAKPARRQNVEPTHTEGPAKLPWGEGERLQKVLAKAGVASRRAAEEMIDQGRVEVDGMIVREQGLRIDPQTAVVRVDGTRVVVRDELVHVALNKPKGWQSTMSDDLGRPCVGDIVAERIAAGQRLFHVGRLDADTEGLLLLTNDGDLAHRLMHPSYEVSKTYLATVHGVVDNKVVGKRLREGVELDDGPAKVDRFQVLEIGEGRSLVKIVLHEGRKHIVRRLLDAVGHPVTRLVRTHIGPVVLGDQRPGTLRVLGRDEIGKLYEAVQL
- the cmk gene encoding (d)CMP kinase → MDGPSGTGKSSVSRKLAIRLGARYLDTGAMYRVATLRVLRAGADLDDPAAVIAAVKELPLSIGTDPTREFVELDGEDVSSEIRGDAVTKAVSAVSAVGEVREVLVATQRAIAAEAGRIVVEGRDIGTVVLPDADAKIYLTASAQARAQRRNEQNIREGRGDDYAAVLADVQRRDTLDSTRAVSPLRPAEDAVLVDTSELTMDEVIDELYRVVAQRIATGSAQ